The Vibrio agarivorans genome contains the following window.
CCAGTTGGCAACTCTGTAGAATCTTCATGGAAAGCCCTGCTAGAAGGTCAAAGTGGTATCGTAAATATCGAGCACTTTGATACCGAAAATTTTGCCACTCGTTTTGCAGGTCTTGTAAAAGACTTCGATTGCACTGAGTACATGTCTAAAAAAGATGCACGTAAAATGGATTTATTTATCCAATACGGTATCGCAGCTGGCATCCAAGCACTGGATGACTCTGGGCTAGAAGTTAACGAAGAAAACGCACACCGCGTCGGTGTTGCAATTGGCTCTGGTATTGGCGGCTTAGACCTAATCGAAACTGCACACACAGCACTAGTAGAAAAAGGTCCACGTAAAGTTAGCCCATTCTTTGTTCCTTCAACTATCGTTAACATGGTTGCAGGTAATCTCTCTATTATGCGTGGTTTGCGTGGTCCGAATATCGCGATCGCAACGGCGTGTACAACAGGTCTTCACAACATTGGCCACGCTGCTCGTATGATTGCATACGGCGATGCAGAGGCAATGGTTTGTGGTGGTTCTGAAAAAGCATCCACGCCACTAGGCATGGCGGGTTTTGGCGCTGCAAAAGCGCTTTCGACTCGTAATGATGAGCCGCAAAAAGCGTCACGTCCTTGGGATAAAGAGCGCGATGGCTTTGTACTGGGTGACGGTGCAGGTGTGATGGTACTAGAAGAGTACGAACACGCTAAAGCGCGCGGTGCAAAAATTTACGCTGAACTGGTTGGTTTCGGTATGTCAGGTGATGCTTACCACATGACGTCACCAAGCGAAGACGGTTCTGGTGGTGCACTTGCGATGGAAGCGGCAATGCGTGATGCGGGTATCGAAGGTACTCAAGTTGGCTATGTAAACGCACACGGTACGTCGACACCGGCTGGCGATGTTGCTGAGATCAAAGGCATCAAGCGTGCTCTAGGTGAAGAGGGGGCTAAGCAAGTACTTGTCTCTTCAACTAAGTCTATGACGGGCCACCTACTTGGCGCAGCAGGTTCTGCAGAAGCGATCATCACAGTGATGTCACTTGTAGACCAAAAAGTACCGCCAACGATCAACCTAGACAACCCAGAAGAGGGCCTAGACATTGATCTAGTTCCTCACGTCGCTCGCGATGTAAACATGGAATATGCTCTGTGTAACTCGTTCGGCTTCGGTGGCACAAACGGTTCATTGATCTTCAAGAAAATCTAATCAAGGTCTCTGACACTTGTCTACCAACGGCTTGATGCTTTAGCATTGAGCCGTTTTGTTTTATCTGTCATAAGGGAATAGGTGAATGATTTGGATTAATGGTGAGCCGCGCGATACTACGAATGTGACTGACCGTTCTTTTCAGTATGGTGACGGCGTGTTTACCACTGTATTAGTTAAAGATCAGAAACTCATTCATTGGGATGCTCATCAACAGCGATTGATCGCAGGCCTATCTCGACTTCACATTACTCCGCCAGATTGGCATTTGGTGAGCGCTTGGATTGGTTCAGCCTTAAAGCGCGCGCCTTCTGATAGCCTTTCAGGTATTAAGGTACACGTCAGCCGCGGCTCAGGTGGCAGAGGATATAGCCCGCTTGGATGTCAAAATACGCTCGTCACTGTTAGTGGCTTTGCTTACCCGAAGCATTATTTAGAGTGGTTTGAGCAAGGTGTTGAACTGGGGATTTGTCACCAGACGTTAGGCATCAACCCGTTGCTTGCGGGAATTAAGCACAATAATCGCCTGGAACAAGTTTTACTCAAATCAGAAATGGACCAAGCAGGATTTGCTGATGGTATTGTGTGCGACCTTGACGGATACGTGACGGAAACCACCATGGCTAATCTGATTTGGCGTAAGGGCGAGTGTCTTTTTTCACCGAAAATTGACCGTGCAGGCGTTGAAGGCACTGCGCGTAATTATATGCTAGCGCGTGCAGCAGACCTTGGGCTGAGCGTTGAGTTAAGTCGCTACAAAATGCAATCTTTGCTCGAAGCGGATGAGGTCTATATCACCAATGCGGTATTGGGCATTGCGCCCGTGCGGAAAATCGAGCAACATGCTTTCTCATTTTCTAACCTCGCTGAACAACTACGCAAGAGTTATATGTCGTGTTAAAAAAATTTGTTTTCTTTATATTGCTGTTGGCTGCCCTTGCGGGTGGCGCTTTCTATTACGCACAGCAACAGTTAAATCAGTTTCTTGCTCAACCACTACAAATTGAGCAGCAAGAGATCCTGCAGGTCCGTCGTGGCGCTAATATCAACAGCGTCATTAATCAAGCGCTCGATGCAAACTGGATTGAGCCGTCACCGTTTAGCCGTTTAGTACGTCGTTTACATCCAGAGTTAGTCGACATTAAAGTCGGTACGTTTGCTATTGATGAAACTATGTCTCTGCAGAACATGTTAGAGCTCGTTGTGTCGGGTAAAGAGCACCAATACTCGATTACTTTCGTTGAGGGCAGTCGTTTCGATG
Protein-coding sequences here:
- the fabF gene encoding beta-ketoacyl-ACP synthase II: MSKRRVVVTGMGMLSPVGNSVESSWKALLEGQSGIVNIEHFDTENFATRFAGLVKDFDCTEYMSKKDARKMDLFIQYGIAAGIQALDDSGLEVNEENAHRVGVAIGSGIGGLDLIETAHTALVEKGPRKVSPFFVPSTIVNMVAGNLSIMRGLRGPNIAIATACTTGLHNIGHAARMIAYGDAEAMVCGGSEKASTPLGMAGFGAAKALSTRNDEPQKASRPWDKERDGFVLGDGAGVMVLEEYEHAKARGAKIYAELVGFGMSGDAYHMTSPSEDGSGGALAMEAAMRDAGIEGTQVGYVNAHGTSTPAGDVAEIKGIKRALGEEGAKQVLVSSTKSMTGHLLGAAGSAEAIITVMSLVDQKVPPTINLDNPEEGLDIDLVPHVARDVNMEYALCNSFGFGGTNGSLIFKKI
- the pabC gene encoding aminodeoxychorismate lyase — its product is MIWINGEPRDTTNVTDRSFQYGDGVFTTVLVKDQKLIHWDAHQQRLIAGLSRLHITPPDWHLVSAWIGSALKRAPSDSLSGIKVHVSRGSGGRGYSPLGCQNTLVTVSGFAYPKHYLEWFEQGVELGICHQTLGINPLLAGIKHNNRLEQVLLKSEMDQAGFADGIVCDLDGYVTETTMANLIWRKGECLFSPKIDRAGVEGTARNYMLARAADLGLSVELSRYKMQSLLEADEVYITNAVLGIAPVRKIEQHAFSFSNLAEQLRKSYMSC